The following coding sequences are from one Fibrobacter sp. UWH6 window:
- a CDS encoding ABC transporter permease, translating to MFELFARLIKVAFAEWKLFYTDAAAVLLLVVAGILYAFYYPTPYMNQTVSKVPVAVVDMDHTVMSRQLTQMSASAQQIDVRYIFSDMREAEEALANEKIYGFMVIPKDMEKTLRNGGSVNVNVFTHGAYVMLHGNIGTAFTTCALTVGATTKVKRIALGKKVPAAKAMAMRDPTPLSIQTLYNNTGSYSNYVVPSVLVLILQQTLVIGICVLGGARAHRKFRKKYRVAAVENEKLPYRYFGRSLAYFLHYCSFILFYHFVVYNLFDFPRRGQLLPMIAFAVVFLFSTINFGMVLSQVFLRRETSMQIFLYMSIPILFLANFSWPSYLVPSWMVGLSALLPSTFAVPAWLSIQQRGADIYEASALLYPLALQAVFYMLLGLVLTRIRDKTPLKTGDM from the coding sequence ATGTTTGAATTGTTTGCCCGACTCATCAAGGTAGCCTTTGCTGAATGGAAACTTTTCTACACGGATGCTGCCGCTGTCTTGCTGTTGGTGGTGGCCGGTATCCTGTATGCTTTTTATTATCCCACGCCTTACATGAACCAGACGGTGTCCAAGGTGCCTGTGGCCGTGGTGGATATGGACCATACGGTTATGTCTCGCCAGCTGACACAGATGTCGGCATCGGCCCAGCAGATCGACGTGCGCTATATCTTCTCTGATATGCGTGAGGCGGAAGAGGCCTTGGCCAACGAGAAGATTTATGGCTTCATGGTTATTCCCAAGGATATGGAAAAGACCTTGCGCAACGGCGGCAGTGTGAACGTGAATGTGTTCACCCATGGCGCCTACGTGATGCTCCACGGAAATATCGGAACCGCCTTTACCACTTGTGCCTTGACTGTTGGCGCTACCACCAAGGTGAAACGTATTGCCTTGGGAAAGAAGGTGCCTGCCGCCAAGGCCATGGCCATGCGCGACCCTACGCCCCTGAGCATCCAGACGTTGTATAACAACACGGGTAGCTATTCCAATTATGTGGTTCCCAGTGTATTGGTGTTGATCTTGCAGCAGACTCTGGTGATCGGTATCTGTGTTCTGGGTGGTGCCCGCGCCCACCGCAAGTTCCGCAAGAAATATCGCGTAGCCGCCGTAGAAAATGAGAAGTTGCCCTACCGCTATTTTGGTCGTTCCCTGGCGTACTTCTTGCACTATTGTAGCTTTATCCTGTTCTACCATTTCGTGGTCTATAATCTGTTTGACTTCCCCCGTCGCGGTCAACTCCTACCTATGATTGCCTTTGCCGTGGTGTTTCTGTTTAGCACCATCAATTTCGGCATGGTGCTTTCCCAGGTGTTCCTCCGTCGTGAAACCAGTATGCAGATTTTCCTCTACATGAGTATTCCCATTCTGTTCCTGGCGAATTTCAGCTGGCCCAGTTACCTTGTTCCCAGTTGGATGGTGGGACTGTCGGCCTTGCTGCCTTCCACTTTTGCGGTACCGGCCTGGCTTAGCATTCAACAGCGTGGTGCCGACATTTACGAGGCTTCGGCCTTGCTGTACCCCCTGGCGCTGCAGGCAGTGTTCTATATGCTGCTGGGGCTGGTGCTTACCCGCATTCGCGACAAGACTCCGCTGAAGACTGGTGACATGTAG
- a CDS encoding ABC transporter permease, with the protein MFRNFFRAVRKVYFGHNLVLWLVLLILPVGTSVFMVDVFSAEILQHIPIGIIKQDRSQLADKIEAGFKANPVLDVALECHDFSECEHAVVKGDLQAFVVLPYDMERRALRLETPVVPVYSSGQNYLTNSFATKEIRTVVSSVGAGVFTKSMDDPVKVQLQSVGNTSGNYQGFLGMGLVTAIFHLAGILAAVYLFSLTFRDHRVREYLAAAGNSRTILWLATMLPLGVVQSLAMIGVYAYTHRFMAPMTLDEFIMTAGGQVAMVFACNGVGAAFVGLTGNMRMSTSAAGVIAGPAFAFAGQTFPIMAMPFAVRCFAFLLPLTHVLKVQSCMLLGSVGKAHAWNSIEILLGMALFWHLLAVFMLSTRWKKRAERERELNLRSVSIMGDEMEEAK; encoded by the coding sequence GTGTTTCGGAATTTCTTTAGAGCGGTTCGCAAAGTTTACTTCGGCCACAATCTGGTGTTGTGGCTGGTGCTTCTGATTTTGCCTGTAGGAACCTCTGTCTTTATGGTGGATGTGTTCTCGGCGGAAATCCTGCAGCACATTCCCATTGGAATTATCAAGCAGGACCGTAGTCAGCTGGCCGATAAGATCGAGGCCGGATTCAAGGCCAACCCGGTGTTGGATGTGGCCTTGGAATGCCATGACTTTAGCGAATGTGAACATGCCGTTGTAAAGGGTGACCTTCAGGCTTTCGTGGTGCTGCCCTATGACATGGAACGTCGTGCGCTGCGCCTGGAAACACCGGTGGTTCCCGTTTATTCCAGCGGCCAGAATTACCTGACCAATTCCTTTGCCACCAAGGAAATCCGTACGGTGGTTTCTTCTGTGGGGGCTGGCGTCTTTACCAAGTCCATGGACGACCCGGTTAAGGTGCAGTTACAGTCCGTAGGAAATACCAGCGGAAACTATCAGGGCTTTCTGGGAATGGGGCTTGTGACGGCCATTTTCCATTTGGCAGGTATTCTTGCAGCCGTGTACTTGTTCAGCTTGACTTTCCGTGACCATCGCGTACGTGAATATTTGGCTGCTGCCGGTAATTCCCGCACCATCTTGTGGCTTGCAACAATGCTTCCGCTGGGTGTTGTCCAGTCTTTGGCCATGATCGGTGTCTATGCCTATACCCACCGCTTTATGGCGCCTATGACCTTGGACGAGTTCATTATGACTGCCGGTGGCCAGGTGGCCATGGTGTTTGCCTGTAATGGTGTCGGTGCGGCGTTTGTTGGCCTTACCGGAAACATGCGCATGTCTACCAGTGCGGCTGGCGTGATTGCGGGCCCTGCCTTTGCCTTTGCCGGTCAGACGTTCCCCATTATGGCCATGCCTTTTGCGGTTCGTTGCTTCGCTTTTCTTTTACCGCTGACCCATGTACTTAAGGTCCAGTCTTGCATGCTGCTGGGTTCCGTAGGTAAGGCTCACGCCTGGAATTCCATCGAGATTCTTTTGGGGATGGCTCTCTTCTGGCATCTGCTTGCAGTTTTCATGCTGTCTACTCGCTGGAAAAAGAGGGCTGAACGTGAACGGGAACTTAACCTGCGCTCCGTAAGCATTATGGGCGACGAGATGGAGGAGGCTAAATAA